Proteins from one Cryptomeria japonica chromosome 4, Sugi_1.0, whole genome shotgun sequence genomic window:
- the LOC131874936 gene encoding disease resistance response protein 206-like: protein MAIKAGRVLNLCLVCLLMYATLQKSADCRGWNKMLPQPCRNLVLYFHDIIYNGKNADNATSALIEAPQGVNITILTEHNHFGDLAVFDDPITLDNNLHSPPVGRAQGFYLYDMKNFFSALLGLTFVLNSTDYKGTITFAGEDPALKQRDISVVGGTGDFLMARGIATLSTDSVEGDVYFRLRVNITRYECYWNNLTLLCVYLHIYALCGFTK from the coding sequence ATGGCGATTAAGGCTGGTAGAGTTCTGAATTTGTGTTTAGTATGCCTTCTAATGTATGCCACTTTGCAGAAAAGTGCAGATTGCCGAGGCTGGAATAAAATGCTTCCACAGCCTTGTAGGAATTTGGTGTTGTATTTTCATGATATAATCTACAATGGTAAAAATGCTGACAACGCAACATCAGCGTTGATAGAAGCACCTCAAGGGGTCAACATCACCATTTTGACTGAACACAATCATTTTGGAGATTTGGCTGTGTTTGACGACCCAATTACGCTGGACAATAATCTTCATTCTCCACCCGTTGGAAGAGCGCAGGGATTTTATCTGTATGACATGAAGAATTTCTTCAGCGCATTGCTTGGTTTGACATTTGTGTTGAATAGCACAGATTATAAGGGTACGATCACATTCGCTGGAGAAGATCCAGCTCTTAAGCAAAGAGATATATCTGTTGTTGGAGGGACGGGTGATTTCTTAATGGCGAGAGGAATTGCGACTCTTTCTACTGATTCCGTTGAGGGAGACGTCTATTTCCGCCTGCGAGTGAATATCACCCGCTACGAATGTTACTGGAATAACTTAACTTTGCTTTGCGTGTATTTGCACATTTATGCTTTGTGTGGTTTTACCAAATAA
- the LOC131874937 gene encoding cysteine-rich repeat secretory protein 38-like — translation MKCNSFPLIPKRASIFLPSLLLLLFVVNFPSAISTYFWHTCDNSSTFTDGSTYSTDLNLVINDLFRNAPQSSGFNTSSHGQSPNKVYGLVQCNGNISPLNCSKCMVEANSTIQERCTNDMGGRIWLDDCFLRYEHSNFISTLDTNGSILVNVNSITGEVFKSTTSRLLSNLSNKAYIPANKGFAAGSTNYSASGMLYGSVQCWRDISTQDCRKCLDAATTTLNKCCSTNQGARFLGGSCKVRYETYSFLTLLSRPLHPLRAPLQILPQLHRLSQ, via the coding sequence ATGAAGTGCAATTCTTTCCCTTTAATTCCTAAAAGAGCATCAATTTTTCTTCCATCCCTCCTACTTTTGCTGTTTGTAGTGAATTTTCCTTCAGCCATAAGTACCTACTTTTGGCACACCTGCGATAATTCCTCAACTTTCACCGATGGAAGCACTTATTCCACAGACTTGAATCTAGTTATCAATGATCTGTTTCGTAATGCACCTCAAAGTTCGGGGTTTAACACCTCTTCCCATGGCCAATCTCCCAATAAAGTCTATGGTCTCGTGCAGTGTAACGGAAATATATCACCTCTCAACTGCTCAAAATGTATGGTGGAAGCGAATAGTACTATTCAAGAACGTTGCACCAACGACATGGGTGGGCGAATATGGTTGGATGATTGTTTCCTCCGCTATGAGCACTCTAATTTCATTTCAACACTAGATACTAATGGATCTATCTTGGTGAACGTGAATAGTATAACCGGGGAGGTTTTCAAGTCCACAACCAGTAGGCTTCTGTCGAATCTGTCGAACAAAGCCTACATACCTGCAAATAAGGGATTCGCTGCTGGATCAACCAATTATTCTGCTTCAGGAATGTTATACGGTTCAGTTCAATGTTGGAGAGATATATCAACGCAAGATTGCAGAAAATGTTTGGATGCAGCAACAACAACGTTGAACAAATGTTGTTCTACAAATCAAGGAGCCCGGTTTCTGGGCGGGAGTTGTAAGGTAAGATATGAGACATACTCATTTTTGACACTGCTCAGTCGCCCTCTCCATCCCCTGAGGGCTCCACTTCAAATACTTCCACAACTACACCGCCTGTCACAATAG